The genomic region GAGACCGTGTTGCGGTTGGGGTTGCCGACGAAGGCGATGGAGTCGTTCAGGAACGCCACGCCCGTGGCGCCCGAGTTGGCCGGGAGCGCCGCGGTGCGCGTCACGGTCCCCGTGCGCAGGTCCACGATCGCCGCGAAGGGATAGGTGCCGAGCGGGACGACCGCCGTGGCGCCGTTCGCGGCCACGCCCACCGGCGTTCCCTGCGCGCCCAGCCCCACCGTCACCGGCGTGGGGGTGGCGCTGTCGGGGGAGACCAGCGTCAGCGAGTTGCCCACGCTGTTCACGATCACCTCCACCCGCTGCGGGCCGCCGGTGGAGCCGCTGGGTCCATCGCCGCCGCTGCACGCCGCCAGCGCGGCGGTGGCCAGAAGGGCCGCAAGCCGGGCGAGCCGGCCGGAGATTCCGTTCTTCATCACTCCCACACGTCCTGGGTTCAGGGTAGGTCTGCGCGGCTCAGGCGCAGGTCCAGGCGCACCCGCCGCCCCGGCTCGGGATAGCCGGCGATCAGCGACTGCTTCTCGTCGAACAATCGGTCCACGGTCACCGCGCCCACCGCGGCCCAGCGGCCCAGCCGCCATGCGCGCGACACGCCGGCGCCCGCGCTCCAGAAGCCGGGGAGCGCGTTGGCCTTCTCGGGCGCGGGGTAGCGCAGGCCGGTGTAGCGCGCGGCCACCTCCGCCCGCCACGCGCCGGGCGCCCACTCCGCGCGGAACATCCCGGCGTGCGCGGGGCGATACGCCACCTGGATCCCGCTGTCCTCGCCGTCCAGGACGTACGTGATACGCGCGACGGACCACGATCCTGACAGGCGGAGATCCGCCGCCGGCACCGCGGCCTCCATGCGCGCGTCCACGCCGCGGCGCGCGACGTCCACGTTGCGCGGGCTCCAGCGGAAGGCGAAGTCGGGGAGCCAGACGATCATCCCCTTCACATCGCCCGTGAACGCGGCGGCGGAGAGGGAGAGGTCGGCGCCGCCCATCCGTCCCCCCAGCGACGCCGCCAGCTCCCACTCGTTGGGCACGCGCTCGGGGCGGAGATCGGGATTGGGGACCACGCCCACGCCCTCGCGGAAGAACTGGTCTCCCAGCGAGGGCGGGCTGAAGCTGCTCCGGCTGGCGAGCTGTACCCGCAGCGCGCCGAACGAGGTCCCCGCGGTGAGCGCGCGGCTGGCGAACCAGTCGCGCGTCACCCCGTCGCGGTCCACCCGTCCCTCGGCGGAGAGGTCGATCAGCTGGCGGGAGATGGAGATCACCCCCGCCGCGTGCGCGAACGCGCCGAAGTCGCGGCGGGTGCGCGGCGCGTTCTCCCCCAGTGCGCCGGCGTCGACGTGCTGCACCCCCGCGTCGATGCCGCCACCCGCGGTGCGGAAGACGCCGTCGCCGAGCGCGCGCTCCGCCTCGACGCGGAGGTCGGCGGCGCGGACGCGGGTGGTGTCGTCGTATGCCACCCCGAACGGCGGCGCGGGGTCGGCGAAGCGGGCGCGCTGCGTGGCGCCGGAAAGGAGCGCGGAGAGCGTCGTCCGCGCCCCCGTGCGCCGCCAGCCGAGCGACGCGCGCCCGCGCCCCATCTCCTCGCGCGCCTCCGGCGAAGGCGTGTGGCCGGTGCCGGGAAGGCCGCGGCGCAGCGCGTCCCATCCCCCGCGCGCGCGCAGCTCGCCGCCCGCGAGCGGCGACGACACCGCGCCGAACGCGCTCCACTCGTCCAGGTCGTCGTTGGTGCGGCGCAGCATCGTCGGGTCGTTCACGTCGCGGCGGTAATCGAAGCCGCCGCCGATCCGGCGCAGGTGGCCGCCGACGCTCCACGCCGTCCGCCCCGCGGCCCCCCCTGCTTCCCCCCCGCCCGACCACTCGCCGAGCGAGCCGGCGGAGAGCTCCAGCCCTTGGCGCGGCCGGGCGGCGCGCGTCTCGATCAGCACCACGCCGGCCTGTGCATGCGGCCCGTACCGCGCCGTCCGCGCGCCGGGAAGCACGGTCACGCGCTCGACGGACGACGCGGGAACGGCGCTGAGGTCGGCCTCGCCGGTGACGGGATCGTTCAGCGCCACGCCGTCCAGCAGCACCAGCACCTCGTCCGCCGCGCTGCCGCGGATGGTGACGGTCCGTGCGCCCGTCGGCCCGTTGCCGCGCACGACCACGCCGGGGACGCGCTCCACCACCTCCGCCGCCGTCCGCGCGCCGCTCGCCTCGATCTCCGCACGCGCGACGGTGCCGCCCGCCGCCTCGGCCTCCGCCGTCACCCGCAGCGCCGACAGGGCCACGGGGAGCGGCTCGAGGGAGATGGAGAGGCGCGCCGTCTCGCCGTTGCGCACCGTCGCGGCCACCTCGCGCGACGCGTACCCGGTGCGGCGCACGAGGATGCGGTACTCGCCCGGCTCCAGCCCGCGCAGCCGGAACGCGCCCGCGCCGTCCGTCCGCGCCGCCAGCGGCGTCCCCGCGAGCTCGACGGACGCCGCCGCGACCGGTGCCCCGTTCGCCGCGTCCGTCACCGTCCCCGCCAGCTCGCCGGGAAACTGCGCGAGCAGGCGGATGGGGGCGATGAGGAGCAGGAGGACAAGGATCAGTGCGGCCGCGGCGCGGGAGCCCCCCACCCCGCGCTTAGCGCGACCCTCCCCCCAAAACCGACTGGGGGGAGGGTGGAGGATCCCGCCGCCCCGCACGACTGGGCACTGGGCACTGGGCACTGGGCACTTACGCCGCATCGGCATCCTCTTCGCGCCGGCCGAGCATCTCCGCGCATGACTCGCCGGAAAGCGGGACGACCTGAGGCGCGCCGGCGTCGGGGCCGGGGCCGGGGTGGCGGTCGATCCGGACGGGCCAGCCGTACACGCGCTCCACCGTCTCCCGCGCCAGCACCTCGGCGGGCGTGCCGGTAGCGGCCACGCGCCCATGATCCAGCAGCACCAGCCGGTCCGCATAGCGCGCGGCGAGGTTGAGATTGTGCGTCACCAGCAGCACCGTCGTTCCCGCGCGGCCCAGGTCGCGCAGGAGCTCGAAGATGGCCATCTCGTGGCTCACGTCGAGCGCCGCCGTGGGCTCGTCCAGCGCCAGCGCCGACGGCTCCTGCGCCAGCGCCCGCGCCACCCGCGCCCGCTGCCGCTCGCCGCCGGAGAGCGTGGAGATGGGCCGCTGTGCGAACGCCAGCACGTCGCACCGCTCCATCGCCCGCTCGACCGCGCGCCGGTCGGCGTCGCGCTCGCGCCGCCAGGGGCCGAGGTGGGGATAGCGCCCCATCGCCACCATCTCCCGCACCGTCATCGGGAAGACGGCCTCCTCGCCCTGAGGCACCACGCCCACCGCGCGGGCGATCTCCTCCCGTCCCCACTGCGCCACCGGACGCCCGTCCAGCTCCACCGCGCCGGCGGAGGGGGAGAGGATGCCCAGCATCAGCCGCAGCAGCGTCGACTTTCCCGATCCGTTGGGGCCGAGGACGGCCGTGCACGCGCCGGCGGGGACCTCCACCGTCACCCCGTCGACGGCGCAGCCGGTGGCCTCCGGGTAGCGGAAGGTGAGGCCGCGGCAGCTCCATCCGTTCACGCGGCCCTCCGTCGCAGCAGCCAGACGAAGAACGGCACGCCCACGAACGCCGTCACCACGCCCACGGGCAGTTCGGTGGGCGCGGCGGCGGTGCGCGCGAGGGTGTCGGCCAGCACCACGAACGCGGCGCCGAGCAGCACCGAGGCGGGGATCAGGAAGCGGTGGTCCGGCCCCCACAGCATCCGCACCACGTGGGGGACGACGAGGCCGACGAAGCCGATCACCCCGCTCACCGCCACGGCGCCCGCGGTCAGCAGCGACGCGGTGCCGTAGGCCAGGAGCTTGGTGCGCTCCACCCGCGTCCCCAGGTACGCGGCCGTCTCCTCCCCCACGGAGAGGAGGTTGAGCGGGCGGGCGAGGGCGAGCAGCAGCGTCATCCCCGGCACCATCGCCGCGCCGAGCAGCGCGATCCCGCGCCAGGTGGCGCCGGAGAAGCTTCCCATCATCCAGAAGATGGCGGAACGGAAGGCGTCGGCGTCGGCGAAGGTCAGCGCCAGCAGGATGCAGGCGTTGAAGAAGGCGCCCACCACCACGCCGGCGAGGAGCAGGATGCGCGTGTCCAGCGCCCTCCCCACCACGGCGGCAAGGCGGAAGACCAGGAGCACCGCGAACACCGCCCCCGCCAGCGCGGCCACGCCCACGACGCCCGCCGACGCCAGGGTACCGCCCAGGGCGATGGCGAACACCGCGCCCACCGCCGCGCCGCCGCTGATCCCCAGGATGTACGGCTCAGCGAGGGGATTCCGCAGCAGCGCCTGGAAGGTCGCGCCGCTGGCCGCGAGCGAGCCGCCCACCATCGCCGCCAGCACCGCGCGGGGAAGGCGGAGGCGGCGCACGATGGCGACGGTCGTGGGATCCGCCGTCCCCCGCACGCCGTCCATCACCTGGCGCAGGGAGAGCGGCACCGCGCCCAGCCGCACGGCCACCAGGAGCGCGGCGACGGCGATCGCCGCCAGCAGGGCCAGGCGCGCGAGCGGCTTCATCGCCCGCGCAGCTCCGGGTGGATGGCGTCGCGAACCGCGCGCGCGGCTTCGGCCAGGTGCGGCCCGGGCTGGTTCACCACCTGCGAGGGAACGGAGACGCCGCGCCCCTCGCGCAGCGCGCGCAGCTCGCGCCACCCCACCGACGTCTTCAGCGCCTCCAGCCGCACCGTCCCCTGCTCGCCGATGGGGACGACCACGAAGTCGGGCTGGCGGCGCACGATCTCCTCCAGCGACACGTTGGGCCACAGCGCCGCCTGGTCGGCGAAGGCGTTGCGCCCGCCCGCGATCTCGATCACCTGCGACACGAAGGTCTTGGGCCCCGCGGTCATGGGCGGGTCGTTCCACACCAGGAAGAACACGGACGGCCGCGGCGAAGCGGCCACCGATGCGCGCACGGCGTCCAGCTCGCCCCGGATCGCCGTGGCGAGCGAATCCGCCGCGTCCGTGCGCCCGGTCAGGCGGCCGAGGCTGCGGATGGAGCGGAAGACGTCGGTGGTGTCTTCCAGCTTGACGGAGAAGACGGGGATGCCGAGCGCGGTCAGCCGGTCGCGCAACTCGGTGCGGCCGGTGGTCTCCCAGCCGAGCACCAGGTCGGGGTGGAGGGAGACGAGCTTCTCGATGCTGGGGTCCAGCCCGCCGCCGACGGAGGGGAGCCGCTCCACCATCACCCCCCTGTCGTAGGCCGTCCGTCCCACCAGGCGCTCGCCCGCGCCCAGCGCGATCACCGTCTCCGTGGCCGCGGGGACGAGGGCGACGATGCGGCGCGCGGGGCGGGGAAGGGTGACGGTGCGCCCCGCGTCGTCCGTGACGGAGACGGACGAGTCCGCCGCCGCCCCGCCGCGCGCGCGATCGTCCGCGCGTCCGCCGCACCCGGCAAGGAGCGCGGCCGCCAGCGCGGCGGCGATGGGGATGCGGCGCTTGGGATCCGTCGGAAACAAGAAACCCGTCCTTCCCGTAGAGGCGGGAGGGAACGGGTGCGATGGCGGCGGGGCGACGTCCCCGATGGGGAAATGAAGCCAGAGGCCGGCGATCGGACCCGCTCCCCTCCCGCGAGGGGCGTTCGTGCGGGAGCGAAGGGACCGGTCTCCTGGCTCGAGGCGGCTGGCGCTCCACCTTCCCAGGCGTGTCGTACGCCCAGTGGCTGTGCGGGGGCTGGACCCCCGCGGAGCGGGCCGGGCCGGCGACCGTGGCCGCCGGGCCTCTCACAGTGGCGGGGCCGCGCCGGAGTTGCACCGGCTTCCGAATGGCCCCCTCGCGTCGTGTTGTCGCGGGAAAGCTATGCCGCCGTCAAACCCCTGACAAGGTTCCGGCGTCCAACTCAAGGGAGCCGAATGGACGGTGTCACAAAATTCGGTACCCGCGCGTTTGAAAACACCTGTGGCGCGTCCAGTCCCTTGGGCGCGCCGGCCGGGCACCCCGATCCGCGCCATCGGATGTTCGTACCCCACACGCCCTCAGCCCCGCGCACGCCGCTGCGCACCGCCGAATCCACCCCCTTCGCCCAGGACAACCCGAGAACCCCCCGACGCCCCGCCGGACCGGCGGTGGCCGCCACGCTGGCGCCGTCGCTGCGCCGCGCGCAGCACCTTCCCGCGCGCCTGCGCGAGGCGCTGGCGCTGGCGTGCGACGAAGCGCGCAACATCCGCACGGTGGAGAAGCTGGCCACCGCCGCCGGGTGCGACCGCCGCACGCTGTGGACGCACTGGAAGCACACCGTGGGCGCCGGGCTGCGCCTGCAGGACTTCCTGCACTGGCTCCTCCTCCTCCGCGCCACGCACCGCAAGACGGCTGCGCGCGCCTGGGCCGACGTGGCCGACGAGATCGGCATCCATCCCCACACGCTGGGCCGCCTGGCCCGTCAGCTCACCGGCAGCTCGCTGCGCGACCTGGCCGCGCGGGGGCACGCCGCGCTGGAGCACCGCTTCCAGACCGAGGTGGTCCCGCGCGTGCTGGTGCCGTCGCCGAACGGCCGCGGGCGGGCGTAGCTTCGCGGCGGCGGCGGCGCGGCTCGCACCTCCGCGGTGCGCATCCGTGCCGCCCCGCGCGCGCATCCTTCCTTCTGACAGCATCGTTGCAGGCGTGAACCGCCGGGGCCTCCGCCGCGCGGACGGTCCCGGGCCGCGATCCACCGCCGCGCCCGCCGATGCACGCCGATCTCCTCCCGCTCCCGTCACCCCGCGCGGCCGCCGCGCCTCTTCGCCTCGTCCCCGCCGCCCGGAACGCGCAGGGACCCGTCCAGAACCTCGTTTTGGCGCTGCGGCGGTGCGCGTCGATCTCGCCGCGGCTGCGCGACGCGCTGCTGCAGGCGTGCGCCGCGCCGCGCCCGTTCCGCAGCGTCGCCCGCCTGGCCGCCGCGGCCGGGTGCGACCGGCGCACGCTCTGGCGCGACTGGCGGCAGGCGATGGGCGATTCGCACCCGCTGCGGCTGGAGGACGTGCTGCACTGGCTGCTGCTGGCGCGGGCGATGGAGATGCGGGCGC from Longimicrobium sp. harbors:
- a CDS encoding TonB-dependent receptor — encoded protein: MGGSRAAAALILVLLLLIAPIRLLAQFPGELAGTVTDAANGAPVAAASVELAGTPLAARTDGAGAFRLRGLEPGEYRILVRRTGYASREVAATVRNGETARLSISLEPLPVALSALRVTAEAEAAGGTVARAEIEASGARTAAEVVERVPGVVVRGNGPTGARTVTIRGSAADEVLVLLDGVALNDPVTGEADLSAVPASSVERVTVLPGARTARYGPHAQAGVVLIETRAARPRQGLELSAGSLGEWSGGGEAGGAAGRTAWSVGGHLRRIGGGFDYRRDVNDPTMLRRTNDDLDEWSAFGAVSSPLAGGELRARGGWDALRRGLPGTGHTPSPEAREEMGRGRASLGWRRTGARTTLSALLSGATQRARFADPAPPFGVAYDDTTRVRAADLRVEAERALGDGVFRTAGGGIDAGVQHVDAGALGENAPRTRRDFGAFAHAAGVISISRQLIDLSAEGRVDRDGVTRDWFASRALTAGTSFGALRVQLASRSSFSPPSLGDQFFREGVGVVPNPDLRPERVPNEWELAASLGGRMGGADLSLSAAAFTGDVKGMIVWLPDFAFRWSPRNVDVARRGVDARMEAAVPAADLRLSGSWSVARITYVLDGEDSGIQVAYRPAHAGMFRAEWAPGAWRAEVAARYTGLRYPAPEKANALPGFWSAGAGVSRAWRLGRWAAVGAVTVDRLFDEKQSLIAGYPEPGRRVRLDLRLSRADLP
- a CDS encoding ABC transporter ATP-binding protein, with amino-acid sequence MNGWSCRGLTFRYPEATGCAVDGVTVEVPAGACTAVLGPNGSGKSTLLRLMLGILSPSAGAVELDGRPVAQWGREEIARAVGVVPQGEEAVFPMTVREMVAMGRYPHLGPWRRERDADRRAVERAMERCDVLAFAQRPISTLSGGERQRARVARALAQEPSALALDEPTAALDVSHEMAIFELLRDLGRAGTTVLLVTHNLNLAARYADRLVLLDHGRVAATGTPAEVLARETVERVYGWPVRIDRHPGPGPDAGAPQVVPLSGESCAEMLGRREEDADAA
- a CDS encoding iron ABC transporter permease, giving the protein MKPLARLALLAAIAVAALLVAVRLGAVPLSLRQVMDGVRGTADPTTVAIVRRLRLPRAVLAAMVGGSLAASGATFQALLRNPLAEPYILGISGGAAVGAVFAIALGGTLASAGVVGVAALAGAVFAVLLVFRLAAVVGRALDTRILLLAGVVVGAFFNACILLALTFADADAFRSAIFWMMGSFSGATWRGIALLGAAMVPGMTLLLALARPLNLLSVGEETAAYLGTRVERTKLLAYGTASLLTAGAVAVSGVIGFVGLVVPHVVRMLWGPDHRFLIPASVLLGAAFVVLADTLARTAAAPTELPVGVVTAFVGVPFFVWLLRRRAA
- a CDS encoding cobalamin-binding protein translates to MFPTDPKRRIPIAAALAAALLAGCGGRADDRARGGAAADSSVSVTDDAGRTVTLPRPARRIVALVPAATETVIALGAGERLVGRTAYDRGVMVERLPSVGGGLDPSIEKLVSLHPDLVLGWETTGRTELRDRLTALGIPVFSVKLEDTTDVFRSIRSLGRLTGRTDAADSLATAIRGELDAVRASVAASPRPSVFFLVWNDPPMTAGPKTFVSQVIEIAGGRNAFADQAALWPNVSLEEIVRRQPDFVVVPIGEQGTVRLEALKTSVGWRELRALREGRGVSVPSQVVNQPGPHLAEAARAVRDAIHPELRGR